GAAGCGATGCGTGCCTTAACATCAATCAAAGCCGAATTGAGAAAACGTCAACGTTTATTCGGAGAGCATGATGTTAACCATATTAATCAATACCATAAGTTATTTAAAGAAGGTATTGCGACAGAACCAATGCCACATTTATTCATTATTTCCGATGAGTTTGCCGAATTAAAATCAGAACAACCTGATTTTATGAAAGAACTTGTATCAACGGCACGTATTGGACGTTCGTTAGGTATTCATTTAATACTTGCGACACAAAAACCATCGGGTGTTGTTGATGACCAAATTTGGTCTAACTCTAAATTTAAGTTGGCATTAAAAGTACAAGATAGACAAGACAGTAATGAAATTTTAAAAACACCAGATGCAGCAGACATTACATTACCAGGTCGTGCGTATTTACAAGTTGGTAATAATGAAATTTATGAATTATTCCAATCTGCATGGAGTGGTGCAACATATGACATCGAAGGCGATAAATTAGAAGTTGAAGATAAGACGATTTACATGATTAATGACTATGGTCAACTTCAAGCAATCAACAAAGACTTGAGTGGACTTGAAGATGAAGAAACGAAAGAAAATCAAACTGAGTTAGAAGCGGTCATAGATCATATCGAATCTATTACAACACGATTAGAAATCGAAGAAGTTAAGCGTCCATGGCTACCACCATTGCCAGAAAATGTATATCAAGAAGATTTAGTAGAAACAGATTTCAGAAAATTATGGTCAGATGATGCAAAAGAAGTGGAATTAACATTAGGACTTAAAGACGTACCAGAAGAACAATATCAAGGACCGATGGTATTGCAATTGAAAAAAGCTGGGCACATCGCGTTAATCGGAAGTCCAGGATATGGTAGAACAACGTTCTTACACAACATTATTTTCGATGTTGCAAGACACCATCGTCCTGATCAAGCACACATGTACTTGTTCGATTTCGGTACCAATGGTTTGATGCCAGTTACAGACATACCACATGTCGCTGATTACTTTACAGTAGATCAAGAAGACAAGATTGCTAAGGCGATACGTATATTTAATGATGAAATTGATCGTCGTAAGAAGATTTTAAGTCAGTATCGTGTCACTAGTATTTCTGAATATCGAAAATTAACTGGTGAAACAATTCCGCATGTCTTTATTCTTATTGATAACTTTGACGCAGTAAAAGATTCACCTTTCCAAGAAGTTTTTGAAAATATGATGATTAAAATGACGCGTGAAGGGCTAGCATTAGACATGCAAGTAACCTTAACTGCTTCAAGAGCTAACGCTATGAAAACACCAATGTACATTAATATGAAAACGCGTATCGCAATGTTTTTATATGATAAATCAGAGGTGTCGAACGTAGTAGGACAGCAAAAATTTGCGGTTAAAGATGTTGTGGGTCGAGCATTGTTAAGTAGTGATGACAACGTATCATTCCATATTGGCCAACCATTTAAACATGATGAGACCAAATCATATAATGATCAAATTAATGATGAAGTATCGGCGATGACAGAATTTTATAAAGGTGAAACACCAAATGATATTCCTATGATGCCAGATGAAATTAAATATGAAGATTACAGAGAATCATTAAACTTACCAGATATAGTTGCAAATGGTGCTTTACCAATTGGATTAGATTATGAAGGTGTTACACTACAAAAAATTAAATTAACTGAACCAGCAATGATTTCATCAGAAAATCCGAGAGAAATTGCGCATATTGCTGAAATTATGATGAAAGAAATTGACATATTAAATGAAAAATATGCGATTTGTATCGCAGACTCAAGTGGAGAGTTTAAAGCTTATAGGCATCAAGTGGCTAACTTTGCCGAAGAAAGAGAAGACATTAAAGCGATTCATCAACTAATGATTGAAGACTTAAAGCAAAGAGAAATGGACGGCCCATTTGAAAAAGATTCACTTTATATTATCAATGATTTTAAAACATTTATTGATTGCACGTATATTCCGGAAGATGATGTTAAAAAGCTTATTACAAAAGGACCAGAACTTGGCTTGAACATTTTATTTGTCGGCATTCATAAAGAATTAATAGATGCTTATGATAAACAGATTGATGTTGCACGTAAAATGATTAACCAATTTAGTATAGGTATTCGTATTTCAGACCAACAATTCTTTAAATTTAGATTTATTCAACGAGAACCTGTTATTAAAGAAAATGAAGCATATATGGTCGCAAACCAAGCTTATCAAAAGATTAGATGGTTTAAATAGCAATGAATTAAATAGGAGGGAGGTATGTTATGAATTTTAATGATATTGAAACAATGGTTAAGTCGAAATTTAAAGATATTAAAAAGCATGCTGAAGAGATTGCGCATGAAATTGAAGTTCGTTCTGGATATTTAAGAAAAGCTGAACAATATAAGCGATTAGAATTTAATTTGAGTTTTGCACTAGATGATATTGAAAGCACAGCAAAGGACGTACAAACTGCAAAATCTAGTGCTAATAAGGACAGTGTAACTGTTAAGGGAAAGGCGCCCAATACGTTATATATTGAAAAAAGAAATTTGATGAAACAAAAGCTTGAAATGTTGGGTGAAGATATCGATAAAAATAAAGAATCCCTCCAAAAAGCTAAGGAAATTGCTGGCGAAAAGGCAAGTGAATATTTTAATAAAGCAATGAATTAATATTGAGGTGAAGATATGGGTGGATATAAAGGTATTAAAGCAGATGGTGGCAAGGTTGATCAAGCGAAACAATTAGCGGCAAAAACAGCTAAAGATATTGAAGCATGTCAAAAGCAAACGCAACAGCTCGCTGAGTATATCGAAGGTAGTGATTGGGAAGGACAGTTCGCCAATAAGGTGAAAGATGTGTTACTCATTATGGCAAAGTTTCAAGAAGAATTAGTACAACCGATGGCTGACCATCAAAAAGCAATTGATAACTTAAGTCAAAATCTAGCGAAATACGATACATTATCAATTAAGCAAGGGCTTGATAGGGTGAACCCATGATGAAAGATGTTAAGCGAATAGATTATTTTTCTTACGAAGAATTAACAATTTTAGGTGGTAGTAAATTGCCTCTCGTAAATTTTGAATTGTTTGATCCATCAAATTTTGAAGAAGCTAAAGCTGCTTTAATTGAAAAGGAATTAGTAACAGAGAATGACAAGTTAACTGATGCAGGTTTTAAAGTGGCTACATTAGTCAGAGAGTATATTAGCGCCATTGTAAATATTCGAATTAATGATATGTATTTTGCACCATTTAGCTATGAAAAAGATGAATATATTTTGTTAAGCCGGTTTA
The genomic region above belongs to Staphylococcus aureus and contains:
- the esaC gene encoding type VII secretion substrate EsaC — encoded protein: MNFNDIETMVKSKFKDIKKHAEEIAHEIEVRSGYLRKAEQYKRLEFNLSFALDDIESTAKDVQTAKSSANKDSVTVKGKAPNTLYIEKRNLMKQKLEMLGEDIDKNKESLQKAKEIAGEKASEYFNKAMN
- the essC gene encoding type VII secretion protein EssC, translating into MHKLIIKYNKQLKMLNLRDGKTYTISEDERADITLKSLGEVIHLEQNNQGTWQANHTSINKVLVRKGDLDDITLQLYTEADYASFAYPSIQDTMTIGPNAYDDMVIQSLMNAIIIKDFQSIQESQYVRIVHDKNTDVYINYELQEQLTNKAYIGDHIYVEGIWLEVQADGLNVLSQNTVASSLIRLTQEMPHAQADDYNTYHRSPRIIHREPTDDIKIERPPQPIQKNNTVIWRSIIPPLVMIALTVVIFLVRPIGIYILMMIGMSTVTIVFGITTYFSEKKKYNKDVEKREKDYKAYLDNKSKEINKAIKAQRFSLNYHYPTVAEIKDIVETKAPRIYEKTSHHHDFLHYKLGIANVEKSFKLDYQEEEFNQRRDELFDDAKELYEFYTDVEQAPLINDLNHGPIAYIGARHLILEELEKMLIQLSTFHSYHDLEFLFVTREDEVETLKWARWLPHMTLRGQNIRGFVYNQRTRDQILTSIYSMIKERIQAVRERSRSNEQIIFTPQLVFVITDMSLIIDHVILEYVNQDLSEYGISLIFVEDVIESLPEHVDTIIDIKSRTEGELITKEKELVQLKFTPENIDNVDKEYIARRLANLIHVEHLKNAIPDSITFLEMYNVKEVDQLDVVNRWRQNETYKTMAVPLGVRGKDDILSLNLHEKAHGPHGLVAGTTGSGKSEIIQSYILSLAINFHPHEVAFLLIDYKGGGMANLFKDLVHLVGTITNLDGDEAMRALTSIKAELRKRQRLFGEHDVNHINQYHKLFKEGIATEPMPHLFIISDEFAELKSEQPDFMKELVSTARIGRSLGIHLILATQKPSGVVDDQIWSNSKFKLALKVQDRQDSNEILKTPDAADITLPGRAYLQVGNNEIYELFQSAWSGATYDIEGDKLEVEDKTIYMINDYGQLQAINKDLSGLEDEETKENQTELEAVIDHIESITTRLEIEEVKRPWLPPLPENVYQEDLVETDFRKLWSDDAKEVELTLGLKDVPEEQYQGPMVLQLKKAGHIALIGSPGYGRTTFLHNIIFDVARHHRPDQAHMYLFDFGTNGLMPVTDIPHVADYFTVDQEDKIAKAIRIFNDEIDRRKKILSQYRVTSISEYRKLTGETIPHVFILIDNFDAVKDSPFQEVFENMMIKMTREGLALDMQVTLTASRANAMKTPMYINMKTRIAMFLYDKSEVSNVVGQQKFAVKDVVGRALLSSDDNVSFHIGQPFKHDETKSYNDQINDEVSAMTEFYKGETPNDIPMMPDEIKYEDYRESLNLPDIVANGALPIGLDYEGVTLQKIKLTEPAMISSENPREIAHIAEIMMKEIDILNEKYAICIADSSGEFKAYRHQVANFAEEREDIKAIHQLMIEDLKQREMDGPFEKDSLYIINDFKTFIDCTYIPEDDVKKLITKGPELGLNILFVGIHKELIDAYDKQIDVARKMINQFSIGIRISDQQFFKFRFIQREPVIKENEAYMVANQAYQKIRWFK
- the esxB gene encoding WXG100 family type VII secretion effector EsxB, giving the protein MGGYKGIKADGGKVDQAKQLAAKTAKDIEACQKQTQQLAEYIEGSDWEGQFANKVKDVLLIMAKFQEELVQPMADHQKAIDNLSQNLAKYDTLSIKQGLDRVNP